From the genome of Epinephelus lanceolatus isolate andai-2023 chromosome 23, ASM4190304v1, whole genome shotgun sequence, one region includes:
- the ascl1a gene encoding achaete-scute homolog 1a, whose translation MDLTAKMEINVSQQQLMPPACFFSAAAAAQSIQLSPSGSSQGSGKSVSKQPKRQRSSSPELLRCKRRLNFAGFGYSLPQQQPHAVARRNERERNRVKLVNNGFATLREHVPNGAANKKMSKVETLRSAVEYIRALQQLLDEHDAVSAAFQSGVLSPTMSQGYSADMNSMAGSPVSSYSSDEGSYDPLSPEEQELLDFTNWF comes from the coding sequence ATGGACCTCACAGCCAAGATGGAAATTAACgtcagccagcagcagctgatGCCGCCCGCGTGTTTCTTTTCCGCCGCCGCGGCGGCGCAGAGCATCCAGCTGAGCCCGAGCGGCAGCAGCCAGGGCAGCGGGAAGTCTGTGTCCAAGCAGCCCAAGAGGCAGCGCTCCTCCTCCCCGGAGCTGCTGCGCTGCAAGCGGAGACTCAATTTCGCGGGTTTCGGCTACAGCCTCCCGCAGCAGCAGCCGCACGCGGTGGCCCGGAGAAACGAGAGGGAGAGGAACCGCGTCAAACTGGTCAACAacgggttcgccaccctgcgggAGCACGTCCCCAACGGCGCCGCCAACAAGAAGATGAGCAAGGTGGAGACACTGCGCTCAGCCGTGGAGTACATCCGCgccctgcagcagctgctggacGAGCACGACGCGGTAAGCGCGGCGTTTCAGTCCGGCGTCCTGTCGCCTACCATGTCGCAGGGATACTCCGCTGACATGAACTCCATGGCAGGTTCACCGGTATCCTCATACTCATCCGACGAGGGCTCCTACGATCCTCTCAGCCCGGAggagcaggagctgctggacTTCACCAACTGGTTCTGA